One Stenotrophomonas maltophilia DNA window includes the following coding sequences:
- a CDS encoding FadR/GntR family transcriptional regulator, translating into MSANRLYQTIAAKLRKLIEDGEFPPGSRLPGERELAERFGVSRVTIREAEIALEAQGWIAIRIGSGVHVKPRPTQAPGGLPDVSAFDLTAARAVFEAEAAALAASNLDDAGIAELQVLAEALCRRDLSDAEAGEYDRRFHLTIARLSGNPVVEYFVQQIWRMRSELPRVTEVYSRVCHDDGASRADEHMAIFEALRARDPVAARNAMRHHFQRLFEAMLEATESQALEEIRRRTQQDRERFMATTRI; encoded by the coding sequence ATGTCCGCCAACCGCCTTTACCAGACCATCGCTGCCAAGCTCCGCAAGCTGATCGAGGACGGCGAATTTCCGCCGGGCTCGCGGCTGCCGGGCGAGCGTGAACTGGCCGAACGGTTCGGTGTCAGCCGGGTGACCATCCGCGAGGCCGAGATCGCACTGGAAGCACAGGGCTGGATCGCCATCCGCATCGGCTCGGGCGTGCATGTGAAGCCGCGCCCGACGCAGGCTCCGGGTGGGTTGCCGGATGTCAGTGCCTTCGACCTCACCGCCGCCCGCGCGGTGTTCGAGGCCGAGGCTGCCGCCCTGGCCGCCAGCAACCTGGATGATGCCGGCATCGCCGAGCTGCAGGTGCTGGCGGAGGCGCTGTGCCGTCGCGACCTGAGCGACGCGGAAGCCGGCGAGTACGATCGCCGTTTCCATCTGACCATTGCCCGTCTGTCAGGCAATCCGGTGGTGGAGTACTTCGTGCAGCAGATCTGGCGCATGCGCAGCGAGCTGCCGCGCGTGACCGAGGTCTATTCGCGGGTCTGCCATGACGATGGCGCCAGCCGTGCCGACGAGCACATGGCGATCTTCGAGGCCTTGCGTGCGCGTGATCCGGTGGCCGCACGCAATGCCATGCGCCATCACTTCCAGCGCCTGTTCGAAGCGATGCTGGAAGCGACCGAAAGCCAGGCGCTGGAGGAGATCCGCCGCCGCACGCAGCAGGACCGCGAGCGGTTCATGGCGACGACGCGGATCTGA